The genomic DNA GTTTAGACGCACAGGCACAATCCTTGATACAAAAGGTGGAGGCCATCTGGTATGGGGGCAGTCAGCAAGCATGAACTAGATAGGAAAATTGATGTCCTTTGACAATATATGTAAACTGTTAGCCCAAACCTATCCCCTCTCCTTTGCCGCCTGGTTGTTAGAGGCACCGGTGGAAGAGGCAGTGGTGTTGAAAACAGAATTGAGTGTACAACCAATTGTGGCGGATTCTTTA from Geminocystis sp. M7585_C2015_104 includes the following:
- a CDS encoding Rpn family recombination-promoting nuclease/putative transposase, which codes for MSFDNICKLLAQTYPLSFAAWLLEAPVEEAVVLKTELSVQPIVADSL